The genomic segment gaaaaaatgtcaaaattgcccCTCTATAAGTCCATCCCTTCGAAGCTTTCGTGCAATTGTGAATTGGAAAAAAAGAGGCGGAGAGAGCGAGAGAAAAGGGGGCGACAAAAAGGAACCCTAGATTGAAAAATTTCTGAACGATTAGTGAAGATTTCTAGCAGAATAGGACGTCAATTGCAAGCACAGGACAACAAGACATCAACTGTATCATATCGAAGGCTTGGGAGAAGACCCGTAGCAGGATGGGTAAGGTTCTAAGCTTTGAATCCATCCTATTTTTACGAGCTCTTTGTTTGGGAAAATAATCTGGATAATAATGTTCATAAACACCTTGATTAAACACCTTGATTTGTATGCTACTATGTATTGAAATGATTATTTATAGACTTAGATGGACTGTGATTGTTACGATTGATGTTTCCAATTTCTTATATATCTTAGTTTGTTTGAATAATCTGGATTTTGTTGTGAATAAATAGTTGAATCCGCATGTCTAGATCTAGATGTATATGACTTTTATGATAAAGCCATTAGAAAAAGGTTGATAAATTCTTGCTGTCTGGTGCCATTCGAGTtgttggaaagaaataattaaatatatCACCGTCATGGGGCCAGATTGTTGTTAAATTATAGCTATGGAGAAATTGTTGTTATTGTTGGCAATTCCTAAATGTCTAGATGGGGCCAGATTCTTGTGAGTAGTAGTTGTCAACATAAATTATTACATAAAGTACAATCAACTTActttatatatgtgtataacaataaaaaaaaatttgcacttGTCTGGTTATCAGAAGACAAcacacaagaaaaagaaaaagaaatggtcGAGATACACATGTACTTTGGAGGAATTTTTAGAAGTGAGCCCAACACAGCCTATGTAGGAGACTACAAGCTAGCCATATGGAAGGATAGAGATCCAAGTGAGCTGTCCATAGTTGGACTGTGTAGAATGTTCAAGCTAATTGAGAAGGATGCAACTAGGGTCACTTTTTGGTGGTGTGTATCGGATTTGGACATGGAAACTGGATTACTGCCAATTGCAGGGAATGATGATATTAAGTTGATGAATGACGCGCATTTGCATCTTCCTATAAGGGTGATATATAGTGTAAGTGGGGACCAGGCATTTGAAGAGCCTCCCGAGCATTGTGATGGGGCCAGTATGTTGCAAAAAGAGGGTGCAAATGCTAGCCACGTATGTGAAGAAACTACAGATAAAGCAGACTCTGAGCATGCGGACAAAGTGGATAAACCTGATTGGTTAGATGAGGGGCTTGAGAGCATAGAGGATGAAGATATTTTTGTTGTGAAACCATCTGAGAAAGAGGCTGCGAAGCCAAAGTTGCATGTGTTTGCTCTGAAGGGTGATCTGAAAAGTCCAAAGAAACTGGCTGCAAGAGATCAGCCTACTATTGAGGAGAGGGAAAGACTAGCCAAGTACTATTCTGCATG from the Coffea arabica cultivar ET-39 chromosome 11e, Coffea Arabica ET-39 HiFi, whole genome shotgun sequence genome contains:
- the LOC140021642 gene encoding uncharacterized protein → MEDNTQEKEKEMVEIHMYFGGIFRSEPNTAYVGDYKLAIWKDRDPSELSIVGLCRMFKLIEKDATRVTFWWCVSDLDMETGLLPIAGNDDIKLMNDAHLHLPIRVIYSVSGDQAFEEPPEHCDGASMLQKEGANASHVCEETTDKADSEHADKVDKPDWLDEGLESIEDEDIFVVKPSEKEAAKPKLHVFALKGDLKSPKKLAARDQPTIEERERLAKYYSAWSHLQDSGKQKQQQPKEDFEGLNSEVGLDHNWNEPVIPDEVLERTGSDGENVEEYLDFDPEVEFKKLVFELKIGHKFKNFRLFRLALLEWNIREGYETKWVRNDSYRITAVCERGCSWRIHASKVQGTSTFQIKTLKGEHCCGREYNNKHVTSRYLGQRYQFKIRDDPKCNLIGFQNEVKRDLMVNVTPSKLYRAKRKARARRYTGIRHGAVS